The region GCCAGCGTGACTGAACAATCTATCCCAACGCTGATGACGCTGTACCTCGCACCCGGCTCAAGCTCGATGGCTGCCCACATCGCGCTTCACGAGGTTGGCGCTGTGTTCGAGATGCGTCCCCTTTCCTTCCGCCGCCGTGAGAATCGCACCCCCGAGTATCTGGCGCTGAACCCGGAGGGGAAGGTCCCGACGCTCCTCATCGACGACCGACCACTGACGGAGGTGGCTGCGATCCTGTTCTACCTCGCCCGCAGCTTCCCGGGGGCCGGACTGCTGCCCCAGGACGCGGAGGGAGAGGCACAGGCCGTGTCGTGGATGTCCTTCGCCGCTGCGACGCTGCACCCGGCCAGGAGGCAGGGCCTGGAGCGCGCCGCTGCCGTCTTTGGGATGGCCGACCGGCGAATGGCCGGGCGGAGTTGGGCGCTCACAAGCTATTCCATCGCCGACATTCATCTTTTCCGGCTGTTCTGGCGATTGAATGCCTCGTTGCGGCTATCACCGGGGGCCTTCCCGAATCTCTCGGCCCATCACGATCGGATGCTGGCTCGCCCGGCCGTGCAGCGCACGATCGAGGCCGAGGCTGCGATCGGGTACGAGTTACCCGCTTGATCCTGAGAGCAAGAGGCTGGTTTGGGTCGGGAGCACGTATAGTTCCTCATCCCTCTTGCTCTTCAACACGGTATCTTCGGGTGACGATCCCTCGCACTGGCGCCTGACCCCGGTGTAAACAGCAGCGGCCGCAGAGCAGGCTGAGCCGTCTTTCCTCGCTGGCGATGGCTTCCGCAGCGCCCGTCACCCGTTCCGGCGCCCCGTGTGTGGATCAGCCTTTCCCTCGCCCCTCTCTCCGGGCGGTAGCAGGACCGGGCTCCGCCCTGGCACGCCGGCTTAGGGCGACGACCCCGCGCCGCTGGCATGGCGAGTATTCGCTTGGCATTGCAAGTATAGCCGAAATATTCATGCGTCTCGATTTGCCCCCGCCATGCCATCGTCCCGGGGCAGCCGCCCACGCCAGCGCACCAGGCCGGAACCCGGTCCTACTACCTGAGAGATGCGCGAGGGAAAGGCTGATCCACACAAACCTCCCGGCGCGCCTCCACTACCGTCCGTGCGCGCCCTCAACCCCCCACAAGGGGGGCGTCGGACGCGCAACCTCCGGCGGGCAAAGGGCTCCGCCCTCTGCACTCCCGGCGCTCAGGAAAGTCTGATTATCTTCCTATTACTTGGGAGTCAGTAGTTAGTCTTTGGGTTTTTACTGTGGACACCGGGCACGATTACTTATAATCTTCTCTTGTTCCCGAGAGAGGGAACGGCCGGAAGGGCGGGCTGGAACCCCACCCCCCCGGCCTTACCAGAGACAGGAAATCCGATCATGTCCCAGGCTCAGCAGAACATCGCTTCCGGCACCGTTTCCGACAAGGGCGAGGCTGACAACGCCATGGCCCAGGCCATCAAGGGCGCTACCTCCCGCAAGCCCGCTTCCAACAAGGGCAAGGGCAACCAGCCCCAGCATGCCAAGGACCTGGCGCGCGCGCCCGTTCGCGGCTCCATGGGCAGCCGCCAGACCATCACCCTTGCCACCGCCGCCGCCCAGGCGCCCACCGCCGACCAGATGGCCCGCATCTGCAGGATGTTCGGCACCGAAGCCGTGGACGTGGACGGCATCCATTCCGCGACCTTCGACAGCCTTATGCAGCAGGCGGGAGCCCTTCGGCCCAACCTTAGCGATAAGGCGATGGAGATGCACTTTCAGCGGATCGTCGGCGCCTATGTCGGCAGCGCCTATGGAGCCGCGCAGTTCTACGACGCGAAGCGCCTTGTGGCCCGGGACATGGCCAGCAAGTTGAACGAGATGCGCGACGAGGACCGCGACGGCCCGAGCGGTTTCGAGAGCCGCTTGGAGCGTGCCCAGATGTTCGCCGCCGACATGGCCGCTCAGAGCTTCGCCACCTTGGCCGCCGCGGAAGGCGCGGTCGCTGCCTATGCCGAGATCACCGGCAACGAGTGGAAGCCTTACGTCGCCAACACCCCCGACAACCAGGCCGTCAGCCGTCAGGCCGCCACCCTCCGCGCTTCCGCTTTCGACTGATCCCGCGATGGGCGGGGGCTTCGGCCTCCGCCCTGGCGGAACCCGCGGCCAGGGGGGCGCCGCCCTCCGGGCTTCGCCCCCCTGGACCCCCCAGGTTTCCCCAAGACCCGCCGTTCCACACAAGACGCCCTGGCCGCCGGATCATGCGGACGGCGCTTCGCGCCGAACCATGCCTCATGGCGTCCCCTTCGGGGCCGCGCCAGACCAGACCTCACCGCCCGGGGCCATGCGCCCTGGCGTGGCTGGGCCGCCCCTGCCGCAACGCCGCTTCGCGACGCCGCGTTCGGCGCAGCCCAGCCACGCCAGGGCGCATGGCGGTGCCCACCATCTTACGCGGTTGACTAATTATAAAGATTATGTATCTAAAAAATTCTACAGTGCCAAATTAGATTTCAACCAGAGCTTCCGGCAATGCGGGTGTTCAGGACGTGGCCTTCCGCAAACGCCCTGCGAGGCCGGGCGCACCATCGAGCAGGAAGCCACAACGATGTCCCAGACCTTCAGGATCAGGCTTCGAGAGATCACCTCCGCCAGCGGTTGTGTCGATTTCTACGTCACCGCCGAAACGCCCGAGGAAGCCGCCCAGATCCTTAGCACGGCCTACCAGGCCGCCCGCGCCAGCAACACCTCCGTCGTCACTCTGCCCGACGGCCAGGTCGGCATCATCGACCCCGAAAGCCCGGAGGTTGTCGGCGTGAGCTATCACCTTCTCGACGGCGCGGACGCCGAGATCGCCACCATCGCGCCTGCCGCCCCGAAACCGAACTGACCTTCCTCGCCGGCAACCCCGGACGATCCGCGACACAACGTCTCACCTCGTCCGACACCTTCCCCTCATCTGCCCGCCCGCTGCCAGGACAGCGGCAGGCTCCCATCCTCCGCCCGCGTCGCCCCCGGCCGGACCGCGCAGACCTGCCGCTCCCCGCCCTGGGCCTGCACCACCGCCCCTTCCGAATAGCCCTGTCCCGCGAAAACGCACTCGGCCCGCGGCAGCGACGTCCGCTCCGACCCGTTTCCCGACCGGCGCGGCGTCACATCGCTCTGGAAGGGCGCGCCGTCGAACGGTGCGCTGCTGAAGGGAGAGCTGCTGAACGGACCACCGGAGAGTGGCGGGGTCACGACCACGCCACCGCCGAAGGCCGGCGGCATCGCTCCACCCTCCGGCCCCACATACTGCGCCGGCGACGGCTGCGCCGCCGCCAGCACCGGTCCCAGCAACAGTGCCGATACCACCACAACCTGCCTCATCCCGACCTCTCCCGACACCCGGCATGCCCTCCGCACGCCATGGCCGCAGCCTCACCCCTCCCCGTGCGAACCGGAAATCCGCGTCCTCGTCATGCCGCCATTCGCATCGCCCGGCGTCAGCCTTGCCCCATGCCCGATGCCCTGCCAGACTTCCTGCGCCTCCTTCCCCCGGAAGCGGGCCCCTGTGTTCAAAACGAACACACCTCCCCGCCGCCTTCCGTCCAGCCGCCTTTTCCGATGTCGGGACACCGCCTGAGCCGGTGCCTCATCGTCATCGGCTGGAACGAGCGCGAGCTGGCCCGGCGCACCGGCCGTCACCAGACCCAGGTGCGCCGCTGGATCAAGGGCGAGAGCCCGATCCCTTCACCCGTCGCCGCCTGGATCTCCGATCTCGCCGATTTCATCGTGGCCCATCCGGGACCGCGCCTCGTCAGCGCGCTTCCGGCCACTTCCGGCCGCTGACCGCCAGGATCAGCACCACGAAGCCGATCGCTCCCCACCACCCCAGTTGGGCGACCTCGCGGGCCTGTGGCCCGCTCGCCATCAGCGCACCCAGCACGCAGAACACGGCCCCGGCCACGAACCAGGGCAGCCCTGGCGGCAGACCCCGCAGCTTCCCACCCAGCATCCCGTGCCTCCTGCCCCGCATCCACCCGACGCGTCCGGCACAGGATCGTAGCAGGCCGGAAAGAGACGCTTCGCGAAAACCGCTGGCTGGCCATGGTGGCCAGCCAGCAGCCCTCAGCGCGGCGGCCGGATATAGTCGAAGCCCAGGCGGCCATTTGACATCATCGCCGGCACGCAGCGCACGCCGGGAGCGTTGTCGTTGACCCACGGCACGAGCACCCTCTGGTCAACCCAGCCCGGCCGGCCATCCAGGTGCATCACCTCCAGGTAGCCGTTGCGCGCGACATGCGGGCTCTTGACGATCACGTTGGCCGTCGCGATCCCTACCTGCGTAGCATTCGCCCGGGGCTCCGAACGCACTCGGGGCAACTGGTCCCATGTCGCCTCCTGGAAGCCGTCCCGCAGTCCCATGCACTCGTAACCCGCGATGTGGCCTGTCACCTTGAGGCCGGCATACGGCGCGCCTTGGGCAAAGCCAGCGCCGCTCCAAGTACCTATCGAGAGCGCCACCAACAGAATGGTCTTCTTCATGTTCTAAACCCCTAAAAGAACCGGCTGCGTGGCCGCGTCACCCATGCGCGCCGACATCATCGTCCTCCACTCACCGACCGTGGTAATCCGAGTGATGCCGTTCTGGGTAAAGACTTTGTCCGAGGCATTTCTCATAATTTCACCCATGGTCTCGGACGAGTCCGCCTGGGCAATCGCAACGCTATAGGACTGGCCGAAATTGTAGCCTCCGCGCACGTCCAGCACCGTCGGGTTGGAAATGCCGGCCTGCTGCAAGGTTTCGGCCAGCGACCTCATGTAGGCGGCCGCGCTGTAGGCCTGGTTCCCGGCGTCCATCGACCCATCGACCCCACGCTCGATGGTCCCTGCCAGGCTCGAATTGTAGCTGATCGCCTGCGTCACCCCCCACTCATAGGTGGAATCCAGCATCTGGAACGCACCGCGTATGCCCGAAGCTGACCCGTTCACGCTCTGGCACTGGCTTTCCACCATGCAGGTCGCCGCCAGCGCCGAGGGGTTCACCCCCACCGCCGTCGCCGCTTCACTTGCCTGCGTTCCCCATGACCGCGAACTCATCAGGTCCAGCGCCTTGCTACCACCCACCGCCGTCGCCCCGCTGCTGCCACTCCCGTCACCCGACCCGGTCCCCGAGCTGCTGGTGTCCGGCGTGACGGAACCCTGGGTCGGCGTGATCGTGAACGAGCCGAGCCCCAGCTCCATCACACGCGGGATCACCTGCTCAGGCGCCCCGCTCATGCTGACCACGCCCGATTGTGCCAGCGCCGGCATGCCAGGCCCGGCCCCCATGGCCATGCCCAGCGCGATCGTCCAACCTCCCGCCCGGGAGCCCTCTCGATACCGCTTCATCGCCATCGCCTCCTTCGCGACGGCGATGACCCTTCCAGACCGTGGTGCGAATGACGGCCGGCGTGAGCGCCGGCCGCTCCGTCACCGCCGCTCCTGCGCCGGCCCCTGCGGCCCCGGCGCGGGCTGCGGCGTGCCAAGCACATTCGCCGCCAGGCACCAGCCCCGGCCATCGGGGGCATGCACCACCCCGGCCCGGCAGCGTTCCACGCCGCTGACAGCGGCGTAGGTCTGCCAGTAGGAAAGCAGGAACCCCACCAGCAGCACCGACCCGAACATCCCCGCACCCTGCAGGTAGAACAGCAGGCGCCGGCGCCGTTCATACTGCCTGGCCTTGATGACCAGGGTGCCGCCGAGCTTGTCCACCAGTCCCGGCGCCACCTTCGCGATCATGCTCTCGATCACCTGGTCCCGCTGCACCTCCGTCGCCGCCGCGGCGGCCTTGGCCTGCGCCGTCACCGCTTCGGCCACCCGGATCGCCTCCCGAAGCTCCCGGATCTCGGCCTCGACCAGCGCCTTGGCTCCCTCCTGGGTATTCGCGACAGCCAAGGCCATCTCAGCGGCCATGTCCCCGAAGGCCAGCTGGCTGCTGGTCATCGCGTGCAACAGGACGCTTTCGGGATGGCCGGGCCGGACGCCGAACTCGCTCATCGCGCGCCGCAGCTCTTCCGTGCGTTCGGCCAGGTTCGCCATCGCCGTCGTCACGATTTCCTCGGTGCCGCGCATTCCAGGCTTGATCGACCCGTCCATGTCACGAGCCCTTTCCCGGTGCGGGGATGCGCGGCATCCAGGCCGCCGGGATGCGCCCGAAAAACGCCGGCATCTCCTTCTCCCACCAGAGCGCCGTCCGCTCCTGGTCGAAGAACGACGTGTCCTCGTGGCCTTCGGCCTGGACGTCATTGGCCATGTCCTCGAAGGTCAGCCCCCGCTTGGTCACCTCGCTCATGCAGCTCAGGGACGGCATGACCACCGTCTCGGCCCCGGTACCCAGCGCGGCAATCATCGCCGGGTGCGCTCTCACCTCCTGAAACGCGACCGCCGACGAGTTGCCCGACGTGATGAGCCCCTCGTTCATCACCATGAGCGTCGCCTTCGGCATGAAGGTCCGGCTCTCCATAAAGCGTCTCAGGTAGTCGAGGTCCGCGGGATCCGGACCGAGCAGGTGAATACCGACCACCCGGATCTTGCGTCGCTCCAGCGCCTCCACCAGCCGCAACTCCTGGACCAGGCGGTTCAGCGCGGTCTCGCCGCCGCCCACATCGAGGATCACGTCATACCGATGCCGCGTCTGGTCGCGGATGCGCTCCTCCAGCCAGTCCACGACATCCGACATCGAACCCGACGGGGCGGAGACCGCATCGCCATGGAAGGCCGTGAGGTTGTTCGTCGTGTTCTGGTGGTCCGCGTTCCAAACCTGAAGGTTTGCCCCTCGCTTCCTGTAGTATTGGGCCGTTGCATTGAGCAGCGTGGTCTTCCCGACCCGCTGCCGCCCGACCGCCACGATGGTCACGGGCATGAGCTCCGCTCCAGCGGCATCCATCGGCGGAGCGTCCATGGTCGTCGTCATGTTCTCGGATCCCTTTCTCGCCATCACGGCTTCTTCCTCGTCACCGGCATGCCCATCCAGGCATCCGTTCGCCTGAACTGCTCGTCCAGCAACCTCTGGTTCCTCGCGATGCGTTCCTCTGGCGTCTCATTGGGTGGGATGACGCAGCTCGGAACCTTGGGGAGTGGCAGGGCGCTGTCCGGCACCTCGGCAAAGCTGGGCCTCGGCGCTTCCTTGGTGACATGGCCCGATGCGAATGGAGCCGGCTTCCCGAGCTGGGATGTTCGCACCGCCTGCGTCTCCATCTCCTGCGGAGGACGGTTCGCCTTGGGCAAGCGACGCCTTGACCTGTGCGTCGTCGGCGTCGCCGTAGCCTGCCGCTCCACATCGCGGCATACCCGATTCCAGATCTGTATCAGGGAAACGACGCTCAGCTTCTGGCCATTCTTCCCGACCACACCCGCAGCATGAACCTTCTGCTGGATGGTTGCCCATCCTGGCCTGTCTCGCCCGATTACTTGAGCAAGCTCCCTGTGCCGGTCACGGAGCCATTTGAAGGCTTCCGAATGCCCTGGCGGCGGCTTGGCTCGCGCCGCACCCTGGATCGCCTTGACCGTAGCGTCCTTCACCATGCCGTGCCCTCCGCACGGCAGGCATTGGCAAACGCCTCACTTGTTTGTCGCTTACGGGAACTCAATGCGAGTCTCACGCCGAACATGCTCGCATCTTGGGCCGCGCTTACGGCTACCTCACGCCGTCCTCGTGTCGTGCTCACGCGCCACTTAGGTGAAGCTAAGGTCGGATTAACGTGAAATCGGCAGCTCCATACACCATTGCACCCTATGTGCGCGGGCCTGCGGCCCGATCCCCTTTCCGACACGTCGGATTCTCCGTTCGCATGGACCATCGGCAGGCTCTTCCCCGGTCAAAGGAGAGCCCCATGGACGGCGCAGCCAACACCACCCTGATGCGAACGGCGGAAACGGAAAGCAGGATCCTCGATCTGCTGCAGGAACACGGCGTCATCCTGCGGTCCCAGGGCGAGCAGCTCGCCGCGATCCTCAAGGCCCTGACGCCCCCGCCGCAGGAAGGGCCCACCACGAGCGAGATGCTGCAGGCCATCATCGCCCTGCTGGGCGAGCACACCACGCTGCTGCAGGACAACAACGGCCACATCCTGGCCCTCCCGGCCTCCCTGCCGGGGCTGGTCGCCCGCGAGATCCGCCGCGGCCAGCGCCTCGGGGATCTCGCCGAATGATGACCTTCCGCAAGCTCTCGGCTGCTGGCTCGGGCAAGCTGCTCCGCGCCTACTTCACCGAGAACAGCCCCGAACCCGCGCGCGACCCGGCGACGACCCCGGGCCGCCACCTCGACCCCGGCGGCCGCCTGACCGCCTACTACACCGGCCGCGACAGCCGCGCCTCCTGGCGGCCCGACATGCCCCGCGCCATCGCCAATGCCCTCGGCATCGACACCACCCGCATGCCGAAGGACGAGGCCCTCGACCGACTGTTCGAGGCCAGGCGCGCCGACACCGGCGAGGCCTGGTCCGGCCAGAAGCGCGAGATCAGCGCCTACGACCTGACGCTCGCGCCGCACAAGTCGGTCTCCCTGGCCGCCGAGTTCGCCGCCACCCCGGCCGAGCGCGCCGCCATCTGGTACGCCATCGACCGTGCCAACGATGCCACCATGCGCTACGTCGCCCGCGAGCTGGGCTGGGCCCGCAAGGGCAAGGGCGGCTCCCTGGGCGCCGATCCGGGGGCGGTCGCCTGGGTCAGCTTCCGCCACCACACCGCCAGGCCCACCGTCACCGTCCGCGACGGCAAGGCGGGCCCCACCTACCTCGCCGAGGTCACCGGCATGGCCGGCGACCCCCATGCCCACATCCACAATGCCCTGTTCAACGCCGTCGTGACCGAGGATGGCCGCGTCGGCTCCCTCGACACCCAGCGCCTCCATGCCCGGGTCCACGAGTTCGGCGCCTACTTCCAGGCCCGCCTCGCCGACCACCTGCGCGAGCTGGGCGCCCGCGTCTCCTACGACCGCCAGCAGCAGGCGGTGGTGCTCGACGCCATCCCCCAGGCGGCCTCCGACCTCTTCTCCAAGGGCCGCCGCCAGGTCGAGCGGTCCGCCCGGGCCTACGCCAGCAGCCAGGGCCTCGACTGGGACACCCTCTCGGCCGAGGGCAAGTTCAAAATCCTGGCCACCTCCGGCCTCGCCGCCCGCCTCGACAAGAACGCTGCCAAGGGCGACCGGGAGACCTGGCTGGCCCAGGCCGAGGTCATCGGCTGGCGCCACGTCACCGTCATGGAGGAGGTGGAGCGCGCCCGCCTCCCCGACGCCGAGCGCCTCGACCGCGCCTACCGTTTCGCCGCCCGGCACCTGGCCACCGAGTTCCACACCGCCGCCGTCATCGACCACGACCGGCTGCGCCTGCATGCCGCCCGCGGCCTGATCGGCACCGGCATCGGCGGCGGCACCGGCGACATCGACCGGGTGGTCGAGCTGATCGAGCAGCGCGGCATCACCCTGCGCGGCGAGCACGTCGCCCTGCTTGTCGGCCTCTCCGGCGACAAGGTACGGGTGACCAACACCGCCCAGCTGCGGCTGGAGGAGAGCCTGCAGGCCCAGGCCCACCGCGCCGCCCGCGACCGCTCGGGTGCCCTCCCGGCCGCCGCCATCACCGCCGCGATCGACGCCGCCCTCCGCGCCGGGCGGATCGACCTCACCCGCGAGCCCGCCCAGGCCGCCGCCCAGCGCGCGGCCATCTACGCCCTCGGCCAGGGCGGCGCCCTGTCCATGCTCACCGGCGTCGCCGGTGCCGGCAAGACCACCCTGCTGCAGCCGCTCGTGGCCGCCTGGAAGGCCGACACCCGCTTCGGCGCCGGCGGGCGCGAGGTGATCGGCGTGGCCACCGCCTGGCGCCAGGCCAGCGCCCTGGGTGATGCCGGCATCGAGCATACCGTGGCCATGGACCCGCTGCTGCGGAGCATCGAGGCCGGCCGCCTCGTGCCGACTCGCAACACGGTGCTGGTGATCGACGAGGTGAGCCAGGTCGCCCCCCGCGCCCTGCTG is a window of Roseomonas gilardii DNA encoding:
- a CDS encoding SH3 domain-containing protein — encoded protein: MKKTILLVALSIGTWSGAGFAQGAPYAGLKVTGHIAGYECMGLRDGFQEATWDQLPRVRSEPRANATQVGIATANVIVKSPHVARNGYLEVMHLDGRPGWVDQRVLVPWVNDNAPGVRCVPAMMSNGRLGFDYIRPPR
- a CDS encoding ATP-binding protein, whose translation is MTTTMDAPPMDAAGAELMPVTIVAVGRQRVGKTTLLNATAQYYRKRGANLQVWNADHQNTTNNLTAFHGDAVSAPSGSMSDVVDWLEERIRDQTRHRYDVILDVGGGETALNRLVQELRLVEALERRKIRVVGIHLLGPDPADLDYLRRFMESRTFMPKATLMVMNEGLITSGNSSAVAFQEVRAHPAMIAALGTGAETVVMPSLSCMSEVTKRGLTFEDMANDVQAEGHEDTSFFDQERTALWWEKEMPAFFGRIPAAWMPRIPAPGKGS
- a CDS encoding glutathione S-transferase family protein: MTLYLAPGSSSMAAHIALHEVGAVFEMRPLSFRRRENRTPEYLALNPEGKVPTLLIDDRPLTEVAAILFYLARSFPGAGLLPQDAEGEAQAVSWMSFAAATLHPARRQGLERAAAVFGMADRRMAGRSWALTSYSIADIHLFRLFWRLNASLRLSPGAFPNLSAHHDRMLARPAVQRTIEAEAAIGYELPA
- the mobF gene encoding MobF family relaxase, which encodes MMTFRKLSAAGSGKLLRAYFTENSPEPARDPATTPGRHLDPGGRLTAYYTGRDSRASWRPDMPRAIANALGIDTTRMPKDEALDRLFEARRADTGEAWSGQKREISAYDLTLAPHKSVSLAAEFAATPAERAAIWYAIDRANDATMRYVARELGWARKGKGGSLGADPGAVAWVSFRHHTARPTVTVRDGKAGPTYLAEVTGMAGDPHAHIHNALFNAVVTEDGRVGSLDTQRLHARVHEFGAYFQARLADHLRELGARVSYDRQQQAVVLDAIPQAASDLFSKGRRQVERSARAYASSQGLDWDTLSAEGKFKILATSGLAARLDKNAAKGDRETWLAQAEVIGWRHVTVMEEVERARLPDAERLDRAYRFAARHLATEFHTAAVIDHDRLRLHAARGLIGTGIGGGTGDIDRVVELIEQRGITLRGEHVALLVGLSGDKVRVTNTAQLRLEESLQAQAHRAARDRSGALPAAAITAAIDAALRAGRIDLTREPAQAAAQRAAIYALGQGGALSMLTGVAGAGKTTLLQPLVAAWKADTRFGAGGREVIGVATAWRQASALGDAGIEHTVAMDPLLRSIEAGRLVPTRNTVLVIDEVSQVAPRALLTLLEVQARTGMTIKVLGDREQAQSVEAGDAVELMRRALPRAEQAEILDTVRQASQEDRHIAGLFREGQAAEALALKRARGDGSARLLGGDQDQVVEQIADLYMARRDALLAAGSKLGVTVSAPTNEDVAEISRAIRGRMKARGEIGADEVAYQAIDQRGETYDLPIATGDKVRLFSRTWATLPDGKHTYIGANGDVLTVVGQSQQGLRLRNKDGLVGDVEWRRLRDRATGRLQLGFGHALTVDAAQGITSAEHIDALPRGTAGVTAFKGYVAESRARGTTWTLISEAATFEAIKRGRALGDATPITSEDLWAKAAEGLSQKPYKPLGSDLLDELRASREKATSAFIRFSHRMEMVEHQGRDFAREVRDHREAMAIQAEMPRNLAALDEALRQMRGGAVTPAEEHLRRLRVETEVARREIEASVRPSSPSAAVG